In one Candidatus Methylomirabilota bacterium genomic region, the following are encoded:
- a CDS encoding peptidylprolyl isomerase: MSGAARLILAAAALLALSGCSTPSWVPLVGKAKAPEPPPPPPPPHEVRAPILSRPAPLSDGELVVDRVICVVNSDAVTLYELEEAEAYAVYETKQAPSTPEERAGLREKTLASIIEKRLQLQQAEREKIVVDDAEMKEQLDEIQKRLGAKNEVEFEQMVKAQGLSLDGVKKRLREQLLVERIKRRKVNLRISVTEEDIDQYLNANREKLETGLSFEARHILFVPPAGAGEDGWQPARRRAEDVFTRVMGGEEFGELAREFSDDTATAKNGGRLGVLKRGELAPDIEKAILRLSPGEHSSPFRSAVGYHLFELESKETLAGEQLTQARNQIRDILYKQKYDVRLNEWLVEIRGKAIIETRL; this comes from the coding sequence GTGAGCGGCGCGGCGCGCCTCATCCTGGCTGCCGCCGCGCTCTTGGCTCTGTCCGGCTGCTCCACCCCCTCGTGGGTGCCGCTCGTGGGCAAGGCCAAGGCGCCCGAACCCCCGCCGCCCCCGCCGCCTCCCCACGAGGTCCGCGCTCCGATCCTCTCGCGGCCCGCGCCGCTCTCGGACGGCGAATTGGTCGTGGACCGCGTCATCTGCGTCGTCAACAGCGACGCCGTCACGCTGTACGAGCTGGAGGAGGCGGAGGCCTATGCCGTCTACGAGACCAAGCAGGCGCCGTCGACGCCCGAGGAGCGCGCGGGGCTTCGCGAGAAGACGCTGGCCAGCATCATCGAGAAGCGCCTCCAGCTCCAGCAGGCCGAGCGCGAGAAGATCGTCGTGGACGACGCGGAGATGAAGGAGCAGCTCGACGAGATTCAGAAGCGGCTGGGCGCCAAGAACGAGGTCGAATTCGAACAGATGGTCAAGGCCCAGGGACTGAGCCTGGACGGAGTCAAGAAGCGGCTTCGGGAGCAGCTGCTGGTGGAGCGCATCAAGCGCCGCAAGGTCAACCTCCGCATCTCGGTGACTGAGGAGGATATCGACCAGTACCTCAACGCCAACCGCGAAAAGCTCGAGACGGGCCTGTCTTTCGAGGCGCGGCACATCCTTTTCGTGCCGCCCGCGGGGGCGGGGGAGGACGGCTGGCAGCCGGCGAGGCGGCGCGCGGAGGACGTCTTCACGCGCGTCATGGGCGGGGAGGAGTTCGGCGAGCTGGCGCGGGAGTTCTCCGACGATACCGCGACCGCCAAGAATGGCGGCCGGCTCGGTGTGCTCAAGCGGGGAGAGCTGGCTCCCGACATCGAGAAGGCCATCCTGCGGCTCTCTCCCGGGGAGCACTCGTCACCGTTCCGCTCGGCGGTCGGCTACCACCTGTTCGAGCTCGAGTCCAAGGAGACGCTGGCGGGCGAGCAGCTGACCCAGGCGCGCAACCAGATCCGCGATATCCTCTACAAGCAGAAGTACGACGTTCGCCTGAACGAGTGGCTGGTCGAGATCCGAGGCAAGGCCATTATCGAGACGCGCCTCTGA